CGAACGCGTCGACCTGCTTGCGGACCTCCTCGATGGCCCGCCCGGCCGCCTCGGCCTCGGCCTTGGCGCCGTCGGCGTCCCGCTTGGCCGCCAGCGCGGCCGCCTCGGCCGCGTCCAGGTCGACCTGCGCCTTGTTGGCGTCCTCCATCTTGAGCTGGACCTCGGCGGAGAGCTCCAGCAGCTTGGTCTCGGCCTGGGCCAGCTGGTTGGTCAGCTTGCCGACCTCACCGGCCTTGGAGTCGACGTCCACCCGGCCCTGCTGCAGCTCCGCGTCGCTGGGGTTGGGCGGCGGCGGGGGGACGGCCTCGGCCGTGCCCGCGATCCCGACCGCGGTGACCATCGCGAGGGCCACGCTGACGAGCGTGCTGCCGCTCCGTCGAGTCGACATCAACTCACCTCCCACGGGCGGACCGCGGTGATCCCCGGTCGCGCTGAACGGCCCGACGTGGCGTCACCCGCCGAACACGCAGCGCAACTGTGCACCCCGACCTCAACTCCTGCCACTTGTAGCAGCAGAAACACGCGCCTCGTCCCTCACTCGTGTCACAAACGGCTACAAATCGGTCACGGGCTCCCCTGGCCTCCGCTGGTCAGGACCTTACGCAGCGCGATGCGTGATCGACAGCAAAATGGCCCCTTCGCCGGGGCGAAGGGGCCATTCGCACTCCCGGCTAGTTGACCTGACGCGCCTGACCCGCCCAGAACGGCTCGCGGAGCTTGAACTTCTGGATCTTGCCGGTGGCCGTGCGCGGGATGGACTCGCGGAACTCCACCGAGGTCGGCGCCTTGTACCCGGCCAGCCGCTGCTTGCAGTGCGCGATGATCTCCTGCTCGGTGACCTCGGCGCCCTCCGCCGTCACCACCAGCGCCTTGATCGTCTCGCCCCACTTCTCGTCGGGCACGCCGATCACCGCGACCTCGGCGACCGCGGGGTGGCTGAACACCGCGTCCTCCACCTCGATGGACGACACGTTCTCGCCACCGGTGATGATCACGTCCTTCTTGCGGTCGGAGATCGTCAGGTGGCCCTCGTCGTCCAGGGTGCCGCCGTCACCGGTGTGGAACCAGCCGCCGTCCAGCGCGTCCTCGGTGGCCTCCTTGTTGTTCCAGTAGCCCTCCAGCACCGTGTTGGAGCGGGCCAGCACCTCACCGGTGTCGGAGACCCGCAGCCGGACGCCGATGGCAGGCGCGCCCGCGCGGGAGAGCTTGCGGGCGCGCTCCTCGGCGGGCAGATCGACGTCCTGCGGCCGGGTGCGGTTGAAGGTCAGCGTCGGCGAGGTCTCGGTCAGGCCGTAGAGCTGCTGGAACTCCCAGCCCAGCTCGTCCTCGATCCGCGCGATGGTGCGGGTGGGCGGCGGGGCGCCCGCGCAGACGATGCGCATCGAGCCGCGGCCGGGGATCTCGCCCTGCCAGTCCTGGGCGGCGTCGAGCACCATGTTCCACACCGCGGGCGCGCCGCAGGCCAGGGTCACGCCGTGCTGCTCGACCCGGCGCAGGATCTCCGTGCCGTCGACCTTGCGCAGCACCACCTGCTTGGCACCGAGGCCGGCCAGCACGAACGGCATGCCCCAGCCGTTGCAGTGGAACATCGGCAGCGTGTGCAGGTAGACGTCCCGCT
The window above is part of the Allokutzneria albata genome. Proteins encoded here:
- a CDS encoding long-chain-fatty-acid--CoA ligase, translating into MRVPLTVADFVDRAETVWSGATAIVDEPDQPAAAVPTTTYGEVAARVRAWQAGFDALGVGEGERVAVVSHNSSRLLELLYAVPASGRICVPINFRLRAEEISYIVEHCGASTLLVDPELDADLRGITAQHRYVLGEQTETELMRFGTEPRAWSAPDEDATATINYTSGTTARPKGVQITHRNIWTNTMTFGLHVRAWERDVYLHTLPMFHCNGWGMPFVLAGLGAKQVVLRKVDGTEILRRVEQHGVTLACGAPAVWNMVLDAAQDWQGEIPGRGSMRIVCAGAPPPTRTIARIEDELGWEFQQLYGLTETSPTLTFNRTRPQDVDLPAEERARKLSRAGAPAIGVRLRVSDTGEVLARSNTVLEGYWNNKEATEDALDGGWFHTGDGGTLDDEGHLTISDRKKDVIITGGENVSSIEVEDAVFSHPAVAEVAVIGVPDEKWGETIKALVVTAEGAEVTEQEIIAHCKQRLAGYKAPTSVEFRESIPRTATGKIQKFKLREPFWAGQARQVN